One Myripristis murdjan chromosome 17, fMyrMur1.1, whole genome shotgun sequence DNA segment encodes these proteins:
- the LOC115375436 gene encoding myocilin-like yields the protein MWLQVSVLYLSCLVLTSQSQGDDRASLRRSNNHNGKCQYTFTVASPEESSCLGGSAGPEMEGVLSRLTLLEALVSRLVAGGEEGDSGTRVGSNSEEGLQEAYSQVTAERDQLQKHTEQLNIQLQELQKRLEELSQEAETLRQTPCQQRQTSGKVQHEGSQRPANDPAYAAYQEMKAEVTEVPASHLIPDESHNFTGCGELVSVGEPVLHRKADGITGKYGVWLQDPEPQGSQYTNRTVWRIDTVGKDVRQLFAYEDMEQFSRGFPMKVLVLPEPVESTGATLYRSSFYYQRRRSRTLIRYDLASESLASRLDLPHAGFQGQHPYSWGGYTDIDLAVDEQGLWAIYSTNKAKGAIVISQLDPESLEVRRTWQTNIRKHTVANAFMVCGRLYTVASYTAPNTTINHVFDTATGEGRAISVPLKNKYRYNSMVDYNHSQRKLYAWDNFHMVTYDIRLGRVSHGSS from the exons ATGTGGCTCCAGGTGTCTGTTTTGTATCTGTCCTGCTTGGTGTTGACTAGCCAGAGTCAGGGTGATGACCGTGCCTCCCTGCGCCGCTCCAATAACCACAACGGAAAGTGCCAGTACACCTTCACTGTGGCCAGTCCAGAAGAATCCAGCTGTCTTGGGGGGAGTGCGGGACCAGAGATGGAGGGAGTCCTGTCCCGGCTCACCCTGCTAGAGGCTTTGGTCAGCCGATTGGtagcaggaggagaagaaggagacagCGGGACAAGGGTTGGGAGTAACAGTGAAGAAGGTCTTCAGGAGGCATATTCCCAGgttacagcagagagagaccaGCTCCAGAAGCATACAGAGCAACTGAACATACAGCTCCAGGAGCTGCAAAAGAGGCTGGAAGAGCTGAGCCAGGAGGCAGAGACCCTGAGGCAGACACCCTGCCAACAGAGACAAACCTCTGGGAAGGTCCAGCATGAGGGCAGCCAGAGACCCGCCAACG ACCCTGCTTATGCGGCCTATCAAGAGATGAAGGCTGAGGTGACAGAGGTTCCAGCATCCCACCTCATTCCTGATGAGAGTCACAACTTCACAG GCTGTGGAGAGCTGGTGTCAGTGGGAGAGCCTGTTTTACACAGGAAGGCTGACGGTATCACAGGGAAATATGGAGTTTGGCTGCAGGACCCTGAGCCCCAGGGCTCTCAGTACACTAACAGGACTGTGTGGCGCATTGACACTGTGGGCAAAGATGTGCGTCAGCTCTTTGCCTATGAAGACATGGAGCAGTTTTCCCGTGGTTTCCCTATGAAGGTGCTGGTCCTGCCTGAGCCCGTGGAGAGCACGGGTGCAACACTGTACCGCAGCTCTTTCTACTACCAACGACGACGCAGCCGTACCCTGATCCGCTACGACTTGGCCTCTGAGAGCTTGGCATCACGCCTGGACCTGCCACATGCTGGCTTCCAGGGCCAGCACCCTTACTCCTGGGGTGGCTACACTGACATCGACCTGGCGGTGGACGAACAGGGTCTGTGGGCTATCTACAGCACCAACAAGGCCAAGGGTGCCATTGTAATTTCCCAGCTAGACCCCGAGAGCCTGGAGGTGAGGAGGACCTGGCAGACCAACATCCGCAAGCACACAGTGGCCAATGCCTTCATGGTGTGTGGTCGTCTGTACACGGTGGCCAGCTATACTGCACCCAACACCACCATCAACCATGTCTTTGACACAGCCACAGGCGAGGGTCGGGCCATCTCTGTGCCCCTCAAGAACAAATACCGTTACAACAGCATGGTGGACTACAACCACAGCCAGAGGAAGTTGTACGCCTGGGACAACTTCCACATGGTCACCTACGACATCAGACTGGGCCGGGTCAGCCATGGCAGCAGCtaa